A genome region from Nitrosopumilus oxyclinae includes the following:
- a CDS encoding translation initiation factor IF-2 subunit alpha: protein MSTEIQEMPEPGEIILATITKVMDHGAYVTLDEYDDIQGFLHISEIAPGWIRSVSRFVRDGEKKVLLVKKVNAQRGDIDLSLKQVSKDQKKQKLKEVKKFEKGKTLLQNVQEKAKLSDEEVEKLEDNIYSKFDSVYDAFILIGRNGIESVKELKLAKKTATVIEDICSKIKLPSVEIRGIMEITNNQSNGVEIIKKTLLDIIKKDSTIDITYLGAPKYRLSITSEDFKSAEKLLKPIIEEIETNIEKKKGSFKFTREDSKKTREN from the coding sequence ATGTCTACTGAAATCCAAGAAATGCCAGAACCAGGGGAAATAATTCTTGCAACCATTACCAAAGTGATGGATCATGGAGCATATGTCACACTAGATGAATATGATGACATTCAAGGATTTTTACACATTTCAGAAATTGCTCCTGGATGGATAAGATCAGTAAGTAGATTTGTCAGAGATGGGGAGAAAAAAGTTCTTCTTGTAAAAAAAGTAAATGCTCAACGAGGAGATATAGATCTCTCATTAAAACAAGTTTCAAAAGATCAGAAAAAACAAAAACTAAAAGAAGTTAAAAAGTTTGAAAAAGGTAAAACTCTGTTACAAAACGTTCAAGAAAAAGCTAAATTATCAGATGAGGAAGTTGAAAAATTAGAAGATAATATTTATTCAAAATTTGATTCAGTATATGATGCCTTCATATTAATTGGAAGAAATGGAATAGAATCAGTCAAAGAATTAAAACTTGCAAAAAAAACTGCAACTGTAATTGAAGATATCTGTTCAAAAATTAAACTTCCGTCAGTTGAAATTAGAGGAATTATGGAAATTACAAATAATCAGTCTAATGGTGTTGAAATAATTAAAAAAACATTGTTAGATATTATTAAAAAAGATTCCACTATAGATATCACATATTTGGGTGCACCAAAATATAGACTCTCAATTACTTCAGAAGATTTTAAATCAGCTGAAAAATTATTAAAGCCAATAATAGAGGAAATTGAAACAAACATAGAAAAGAAAAAAGGTTCATTCAAATTTACAAGAGAAGATTCAAAGAAGACAAGAGAAAACTAA
- the cobO gene encoding cob(I)yrinic acid a,c-diamide adenosyltransferase yields MENDGLTIVYTGKGKGKTTAALGIALRATGYTKKTCMIQFIKGSWHYGEMDSSKRLEPEFEMVAVGKGFVGIIDDKSPKEDHEKVAKEAIRISNERIQSGNYDIVILDEINYAVNLNLISVDDVLNIIKSKPKGVDLVLTGNYAKDEVIEIADLVTEMREIKHPFQQGIKAKKGIDF; encoded by the coding sequence ATGGAAAATGATGGTTTAACCATAGTATATACTGGAAAAGGTAAAGGTAAAACAACTGCAGCTTTAGGAATTGCTTTACGTGCAACAGGATATACAAAAAAAACTTGTATGATTCAATTCATTAAAGGTTCATGGCATTATGGTGAAATGGATTCATCAAAGAGACTTGAACCTGAATTTGAAATGGTTGCAGTGGGTAAAGGATTTGTTGGAATAATTGATGATAAAAGTCCAAAAGAAGATCATGAAAAAGTGGCAAAAGAAGCAATTAGAATTAGTAATGAAAGAATTCAATCAGGAAATTATGATATTGTAATTTTAGATGAGATAAACTATGCAGTAAATCTTAATTTAATTTCAGTTGATGATGTTTTAAATATAATAAAATCAAAACCGAAAGGAGTAGATTTAGTATTAACAGGAAATTATGCTAAAGATGAAGTTATTGAAATTGCAGATCTTGTAACAGAAATGAGAGAGATAAAACATCCATTTCAGCAAGGAATTAAAGCAAAAAAAGGCATTGATTTCTAG
- a CDS encoding cobyrinate a,c-diamide synthase, protein MRIPRIVITGATSGVGKTSITCSIIYALQKHGFSVQPFKVGPDYIDPGYLSSISNNETYNLDAWLMGKNQLLNSFTSNSKSKISVIEGVMGFYDGFSGNSNYASTHHVASLTKSPVLLVLDASKTSRSIAATALGFIKFHRNSRIVGIILNKIGSKKHELLCKSALEKTKIPIIGVIPKNPLLNMPSRHLGLISTLENNILKKQIKKISKIISENIDINQIIKIAKNTSDLTIKSKPISKKPRTTIAVALDTSFNFYYQDNLEALRREGANLKFFSPVKNKKLPKCDGLYIGGGFPEVLGNALEKNHVMKKSIKKLSEDGFPIYAECGGLMYLTKSILSENKKYKMIGLFDAETKMTKKMRLNYTKGKIILKTPISEKLHNFHGHEFHYSHLDSVSSDSKFAYTLEIGEGIKKHQDGLIQDNTLASYGHLYFDSSNYAEIFVRNCIKSSKR, encoded by the coding sequence TTGAGAATTCCTAGAATTGTAATTACAGGTGCTACTAGTGGGGTTGGAAAGACATCCATAACATGTTCAATAATTTATGCATTACAAAAACATGGATTTTCTGTTCAACCATTTAAGGTTGGACCTGATTATATTGATCCCGGTTATCTATCTAGCATTTCAAACAATGAAACATATAATTTGGATGCATGGCTTATGGGTAAAAACCAATTATTGAATAGTTTTACTTCAAATTCAAAATCTAAAATATCTGTAATAGAAGGTGTAATGGGATTTTATGATGGATTTAGCGGAAATTCAAATTATGCTAGTACACATCATGTGGCATCATTAACAAAATCCCCTGTACTGCTAGTTTTAGATGCAAGTAAAACTTCTCGTTCTATTGCTGCAACTGCACTTGGATTCATAAAATTCCATAGAAATTCTCGTATTGTTGGCATCATTTTAAATAAAATAGGTAGTAAAAAACATGAATTACTATGTAAAAGTGCTCTAGAAAAAACTAAAATTCCAATAATTGGTGTGATTCCAAAAAACCCTTTACTAAATATGCCATCAAGACATCTTGGATTAATTTCAACATTAGAAAATAACATTCTTAAAAAACAAATTAAGAAAATATCTAAAATTATTTCAGAAAATATTGATATTAATCAAATAATAAAAATTGCAAAAAATACATCTGATCTTACTATAAAATCTAAACCAATATCTAAAAAACCTAGAACTACTATTGCAGTTGCACTTGACACTTCATTTAATTTCTATTATCAAGATAATTTAGAAGCATTACGTCGTGAAGGTGCTAATCTAAAATTCTTTAGTCCTGTCAAAAACAAAAAGCTTCCAAAATGTGATGGTCTTTACATTGGTGGTGGCTTTCCAGAAGTTTTAGGAAACGCTCTTGAAAAAAATCATGTTATGAAAAAATCAATAAAGAAATTATCTGAAGATGGATTTCCAATTTATGCTGAATGTGGTGGATTGATGTATCTAACAAAATCAATTTTATCTGAAAATAAAAAATATAAAATGATTGGTCTATTTGACGCTGAAACTAAAATGACAAAAAAAATGAGACTAAATTACACAAAAGGTAAAATTATTTTAAAAACCCCGATATCTGAAAAACTACATAATTTTCATGGACACGAATTTCATTATTCACATTTAGATTCAGTTTCCTCTGATTCAAAATTTGCTTATACTTTAGAAATAGGTGAAGGAATAAAGAAGCATCAGGATGGACTAATTCAAGATAATACATTAGCATCTTATGGCCATCTTTACTTTGATAGCTCAAACTATGCAGAAATTTTTGTTAGAAATTGTATAAAATCTTCAAAGAGATGA
- a CDS encoding precorrin-8X methylmutase — protein sequence MQTKKGQSIEDASMQMIEDEIGSHNFSEKEWPIVRRIIHSTADFDFADKNKLIFHKDAIASGMKALKNGCSIVVDVNGVLGGMNKQNPKDFGNNIICNISKPKIMKLAKKEGKTRSQVSMRVAASDIDGGVVAIGNAPTALQEVIQMVKEGIVKPALIIGIPVGFICAAESKEELSKLEETPFITNIGRKGGSSSVSATINAIFKLIRAESSL from the coding sequence ATGCAAACTAAGAAAGGTCAATCAATTGAAGATGCCAGTATGCAAATGATTGAAGATGAGATAGGATCACATAATTTTAGTGAAAAAGAATGGCCTATTGTTAGAAGAATAATTCATTCAACAGCAGATTTTGATTTTGCAGATAAAAATAAATTAATTTTTCATAAAGATGCAATTGCAAGTGGAATGAAAGCTTTGAAAAATGGATGTAGTATAGTAGTTGATGTTAACGGAGTACTCGGAGGAATGAACAAACAAAATCCAAAAGATTTTGGAAATAATATAATTTGTAATATTTCAAAACCAAAAATAATGAAATTGGCTAAAAAAGAAGGTAAAACTCGTTCCCAAGTATCCATGAGGGTTGCTGCGTCAGATATTGATGGGGGAGTTGTAGCAATAGGAAATGCCCCAACTGCACTTCAAGAAGTAATTCAAATGGTCAAAGAAGGCATAGTGAAACCAGCCTTGATTATTGGAATTCCAGTAGGATTCATCTGTGCTGCAGAATCTAAAGAAGAATTATCAAAGTTGGAGGAAACGCCATTTATCACCAATATAGGTAGAAAAGGAGGAAGTTCTTCAGTCTCTGCTACAATTAATGCAATTTTCAAATTAATTAGAGCAGAATCATCTCTTTGA
- a CDS encoding sirohydrochlorin chelatase: protein MKKGLLLIDRGSREREASEELDVICKGIKAKGDYVFTDYCFLEVEPPYIEDGIPKCLKHDIDSLTIVPYFLYPGRKVKIAVTEAMKYQKDTKVKFVVTKQMSMHKTLADIVESRIAATLKENEVTLSNNEVDVMVIGHGSKDPNAQRSLDYILNELKDSYRNISRCWLEIEQPDIFEGIKKCEKDNPKVLIIVFYFLHEGAHVKTDINNDLIPALEKSTIEKSYITKHIGTDQKMIDLILERAKEVEDAN, encoded by the coding sequence TTGAAAAAAGGGTTATTACTTATTGACAGAGGTAGTAGAGAAAGAGAAGCATCTGAAGAATTAGATGTAATTTGTAAGGGAATAAAAGCAAAAGGAGACTATGTTTTTACAGATTATTGTTTCCTAGAGGTAGAACCACCATATATTGAGGATGGAATTCCAAAATGTCTGAAACATGATATTGATTCTTTGACTATAGTTCCTTATTTTTTGTATCCTGGTAGAAAAGTGAAAATTGCAGTTACTGAAGCAATGAAATATCAAAAAGATACCAAAGTAAAATTTGTAGTTACAAAACAAATGAGTATGCACAAAACTTTGGCAGATATTGTAGAAAGTAGAATAGCTGCAACATTAAAAGAAAATGAAGTTACTCTTTCAAATAATGAAGTAGATGTAATGGTTATTGGACACGGAAGTAAAGATCCTAATGCACAAAGATCATTAGATTATATTTTAAATGAATTAAAAGATTCTTACAGAAATATTAGTAGATGTTGGCTAGAAATAGAACAACCTGATATTTTTGAGGGAATTAAAAAATGTGAAAAAGATAATCCTAAAGTTTTGATAATTGTTTTTTATTTTCTTCATGAAGGAGCACATGTAAAAACTGACATTAATAATGATTTGATTCCAGCACTTGAAAAATCTACTATAGAAAAATCATACATTACTAAACATATTGGAACGGATCAAAAAATGATAGATTTGATTTTAGAGAGAGCAAAAGAGGTAGAAGATGCAAACTAA
- a CDS encoding cobalt-precorrin 5A hydrolase translates to MEKTTVLAITKNGVKIGESLKQLFPDWNVFAPSKLTTDAVGIIWYSEPTTEKIVELFKNNNALICIFSLGAVIRLIAPYLKDKKTDPAVIVIDDKTNFVISVLSGHIGGANELTEEIAEKLGALPVITTAADVNKTIAVDLVGRKFNWKIDDDSTVTKISAHMVNEEPIGIFQETGEKNWYKKLPKNVTIYENFEDLKKSNSKAHLIISDKTIDDDVSKESVIYRPPSLVIGIGLHWDTSKETIREGIEFCLEKFKLSSKSIAKLVSIKKPEDVKGLIDLGIEMGIPVEYVNREDLAEISAPNPSETVKAFEGTASVSEAAAIKVSNGELIVEKQKFPPNLTIAIARIMN, encoded by the coding sequence ATGGAAAAGACTACAGTTCTTGCTATTACTAAAAACGGAGTAAAAATTGGAGAAAGTTTGAAACAACTATTTCCCGATTGGAATGTATTTGCTCCATCAAAACTAACAACTGATGCAGTAGGAATAATATGGTATTCTGAGCCTACAACAGAGAAAATTGTTGAACTTTTTAAAAATAATAATGCATTAATCTGTATTTTTTCATTAGGGGCAGTAATCAGATTAATTGCTCCATATTTGAAAGATAAAAAAACAGATCCTGCAGTAATTGTGATTGATGATAAAACAAATTTTGTAATCAGTGTTTTATCTGGACATATAGGTGGAGCCAATGAACTTACTGAAGAAATTGCAGAAAAACTGGGAGCTTTACCTGTAATTACCACAGCAGCTGATGTAAACAAAACAATTGCAGTGGATCTTGTGGGAAGAAAATTTAATTGGAAAATAGATGATGATTCAACTGTAACTAAAATTAGTGCTCATATGGTAAATGAAGAACCAATAGGGATATTTCAGGAGACTGGGGAAAAAAATTGGTATAAAAAATTACCAAAAAATGTTACAATTTATGAAAATTTTGAAGATTTAAAAAAATCAAATTCCAAAGCGCACTTGATAATTTCTGATAAAACTATTGATGATGATGTATCAAAAGAGTCTGTGATATATCGTCCACCGAGCTTAGTAATTGGGATTGGATTACATTGGGATACTTCAAAAGAAACAATCAGAGAAGGTATCGAGTTTTGTTTAGAAAAATTCAAACTAAGTTCAAAATCAATTGCAAAATTGGTATCAATAAAAAAACCAGAGGATGTAAAAGGATTGATTGATCTTGGAATAGAAATGGGAATTCCAGTAGAGTATGTAAATAGAGAAGATTTAGCAGAGATTTCTGCTCCAAATCCTTCTGAAACTGTAAAAGCCTTTGAAGGAACTGCAAGTGTGTCTGAAGCTGCTGCCATCAAAGTATCAAATGGTGAATTGATAGTAGAAAAGCAGAAATTCCCACCAAATTTGACAATAGCTATAGCGAGGATAATGAATTGA
- a CDS encoding cobalt-precorrin-5B (C(1))-methyltransferase, producing MNTTNVEEEKTKLKTGYTTGSCATAASKAALLSIINQKKIENIDILLPKKSYIQIPIDSCEFESDKAKCIVIKNGGDDPDVTHGAEIIVELSFTEKINEIEIDGGDGVGIVTKPGLGLEINKPAINPVPKKMITENLREVGKEILSKKGIRVVISVPKGKELGPKTDNPRLGIMNGISILGTSGIVIPFSTAAYAASIRQNLDVAIAAGNDTVVLTTGGRSEDFAKKIVDLPVHCFVQIGDFSGYAIQQCGKKDIKRAYVVGFIGKLAKMAAGVKQTHVKGSKVNMSFLAELAQKCNANQSVIQEIKKANTARHVSEIIQENKIVGFFDLICGETYKHMRKHSEENVPIDVILFDFEGNILARKSEQ from the coding sequence ATGAATACAACTAATGTGGAAGAAGAAAAGACAAAATTAAAGACAGGTTATACTACAGGAAGTTGTGCAACTGCTGCATCAAAAGCTGCATTATTATCAATAATTAATCAAAAAAAAATTGAGAATATAGATATTTTATTACCAAAAAAATCCTATATTCAAATTCCAATTGATTCGTGTGAATTTGAGTCTGACAAAGCAAAATGTATTGTAATTAAAAATGGAGGTGATGATCCTGATGTTACTCATGGAGCAGAAATTATTGTAGAATTGTCATTTACTGAAAAAATAAACGAAATTGAAATAGATGGTGGAGATGGAGTTGGCATAGTAACCAAGCCAGGATTAGGCTTAGAAATTAACAAACCAGCAATAAATCCAGTTCCTAAAAAAATGATTACTGAAAATCTAAGAGAAGTAGGAAAAGAAATTCTTTCAAAGAAAGGAATTAGAGTAGTCATTTCAGTACCTAAAGGAAAAGAGTTAGGACCAAAAACTGACAATCCAAGATTAGGAATTATGAATGGGATTTCAATTTTAGGAACTAGTGGAATTGTAATTCCATTTTCTACAGCAGCTTATGCGGCATCAATTAGACAGAATTTGGATGTAGCAATTGCAGCAGGAAATGACACAGTAGTACTTACAACTGGTGGAAGAAGTGAAGATTTTGCAAAAAAAATAGTAGATTTACCAGTACATTGTTTTGTACAGATTGGTGATTTTTCAGGATATGCAATTCAACAATGCGGTAAAAAAGATATCAAAAGAGCATATGTTGTAGGTTTTATTGGAAAGCTAGCAAAAATGGCAGCAGGAGTAAAACAAACTCATGTTAAAGGATCAAAAGTGAACATGAGTTTCCTAGCTGAATTAGCTCAAAAATGTAATGCTAATCAAAGTGTAATACAAGAGATAAAAAAAGCAAATACAGCAAGACATGTTTCAGAAATTATTCAAGAAAATAAGATTGTGGGGTTTTTTGACTTGATTTGCGGTGAGACCTATAAACATATGAGAAAACATTCTGAAGAAAATGTTCCAATTGATGTAATATTGTTTGATTTTGAAGGAAATATTTTAGCTAGAAAATCTGAACAGTAA
- a CDS encoding SDR family oxidoreductase → MVKPLKIVVTGASGFIAKNLRKYLSEKNLELVSISRNDFKNYKCETKIISKNYEEKNLLKKIQNSDVLIHLVGIGKQSVNTDYDMINTELTKYIVNLSKKARIKKIIFLSGLGVSSSTSLGYFISKYNAEKQIINSGLDYTIFRPSYIVGKDDLFSRNLKKQIKSGEIIIPGSGNYSIQPIHVSDVVKVIFESVLELKFNNKIIDLVGPDYVTFEKYVKLFSKGTKTKIRKIKLEEAYHNAIINSKSDFGIDDLNILIGNFKGNYKKLSKISKIEFKSVLKLLQSGRLL, encoded by the coding sequence ATGGTTAAACCTCTAAAGATTGTTGTAACTGGAGCTAGTGGATTTATTGCAAAAAATCTTCGAAAATATTTATCAGAAAAAAATCTTGAATTAGTCTCAATATCTAGAAATGACTTTAAAAATTATAAATGTGAAACTAAAATTATTTCAAAAAATTATGAAGAAAAAAATCTTCTTAAAAAAATACAAAATTCAGATGTATTAATTCATCTTGTTGGAATAGGAAAACAATCTGTAAACACTGATTATGATATGATAAATACTGAACTAACAAAATATATTGTAAATTTAAGTAAAAAAGCTAGAATAAAAAAAATTATTTTTTTAAGTGGTTTAGGAGTTTCATCAAGTACATCATTAGGTTACTTTATTTCAAAATACAATGCAGAAAAACAAATTATTAATTCTGGTTTAGATTATACAATTTTTAGACCTTCATATATTGTTGGGAAAGATGATTTGTTTTCAAGAAATTTAAAAAAACAAATTAAATCTGGAGAAATTATTATTCCAGGCTCTGGAAACTATTCAATTCAACCTATACATGTATCCGATGTTGTAAAAGTTATTTTTGAATCGGTATTGGAATTAAAATTTAATAATAAAATTATTGATCTTGTGGGGCCTGATTATGTAACTTTTGAAAAATATGTTAAACTCTTTTCTAAAGGGACTAAAACAAAAATTAGAAAAATTAAACTTGAAGAGGCGTATCATAATGCAATAATTAATTCAAAATCTGATTTTGGAATTGATGATCTCAATATCCTAATTGGTAATTTTAAAGGAAATTACAAAAAATTATCTAAAATATCTAAAATTGAATTTAAATCAGTATTGAAATTATTACAATCCGGCAGATTGCTTTAA
- the metK gene encoding methionine adenosyltransferase yields the protein MTNNFLFTSESVTEGHPDKICDNISDAFLDEYLKQDPNSRVAVETMVTTDYVIVSGEVTSKAEFDKKAQEKLVRKTIKEIGYDNKDLMFDGDSCKVELKLHSQSPDISQGVTATEEKEQGAGDQGLMFGYASNETKELMPMPILLAHKLIQKLSQVRRDGTLPWVRPDGKSQVSVRYEDNKPTKIETVVISTQHAPEVSQEEITREIIEKVIKPVLGNLWNEEVKTHINPTGKFVIGGPHGDAGLTGRKIIVDSYGGFGRHGGGAFSGKDPSKVDRSACYMCRYIAKNLVAAGLADRCEVQLAYAIGVAEPVSLYVNTFGTNKIPESKIEEIVRKNFDMKPSGIISQLNLKRPIYKKTAAYGHFGRNEPEFTWEKTDKSEILKQSAGL from the coding sequence ATGACCAATAATTTTCTATTTACATCTGAATCGGTAACCGAAGGGCATCCAGATAAAATATGTGATAATATTTCTGATGCATTTTTAGATGAATATCTTAAACAAGATCCTAATTCTAGAGTTGCAGTTGAAACAATGGTTACAACTGATTATGTTATAGTGTCAGGAGAAGTTACATCAAAAGCAGAATTTGATAAAAAAGCTCAAGAAAAGTTAGTTAGGAAGACAATCAAAGAAATTGGTTACGATAACAAAGATTTGATGTTTGATGGGGATAGTTGTAAAGTTGAGTTAAAACTGCATTCACAAAGTCCAGATATCAGTCAAGGTGTTACAGCAACTGAAGAAAAAGAACAAGGTGCAGGAGATCAAGGTTTGATGTTTGGTTATGCGTCAAATGAAACTAAAGAATTAATGCCTATGCCAATTTTACTAGCACACAAACTTATTCAAAAATTATCACAAGTTAGAAGAGATGGTACTTTACCATGGGTTAGACCTGATGGTAAATCACAAGTATCTGTAAGATATGAAGATAACAAACCTACAAAGATTGAAACAGTCGTTATTTCAACACAGCATGCTCCAGAAGTTTCTCAAGAGGAAATAACAAGAGAGATTATTGAGAAAGTAATCAAACCAGTTTTAGGAAATCTTTGGAATGAAGAAGTTAAAACTCACATTAATCCAACAGGAAAATTTGTAATTGGTGGTCCACATGGAGATGCAGGATTAACAGGAAGAAAAATAATTGTTGATAGTTATGGTGGATTTGGAAGACATGGAGGAGGGGCTTTCTCAGGAAAGGATCCATCTAAAGTGGATAGATCTGCATGTTACATGTGTAGATATATTGCAAAAAATCTTGTAGCTGCAGGATTAGCAGATAGATGTGAAGTGCAATTAGCGTATGCCATTGGAGTTGCAGAACCAGTATCACTTTATGTTAATACATTTGGAACAAATAAAATTCCTGAAAGTAAAATTGAGGAAATAGTTAGAAAGAATTTTGATATGAAACCATCTGGAATTATATCTCAATTAAATTTGAAAAGACCCATTTACAAAAAAACTGCTGCTTATGGTCATTTTGGAAGAAATGAACCTGAATTTACTTGGGAAAAAACCGATAAATCTGAAATATTAAAGCAATCTGCCGGATTGTAA
- a CDS encoding U6 snRNA-associated Sm-like protein LSm6, whose translation MSQPTSAKRPLTTLQKSTKKKVTVRLKNEVEYKGKMDNVDSYMNLIMTDAEEIHDGKTIANYGRVIVRGNNVLFIKLENEL comes from the coding sequence GTGTCCCAACCAACTAGCGCAAAAAGACCTCTAACAACTCTTCAAAAAAGTACCAAGAAGAAAGTTACAGTAAGACTGAAAAATGAAGTTGAGTATAAAGGAAAGATGGACAATGTAGATTCCTATATGAATTTGATTATGACTGATGCCGAAGAAATTCATGATGGCAAGACAATTGCAAATTATGGTAGAGTTATCGTAAGAGGCAATAATGTATTATTTATCAAACTAGAAAACGAACTCTAG